Proteins from a genomic interval of Collinsella sp. zg1085:
- a CDS encoding MFS transporter, with product MSTEKKRYLVGIYAAAMTIMGMLVPVPILAQIAASFPDENIALVQMVIGVIPLFMALSAMLVSSLLAQHISKKITTIAGHCLLTVAGLSVYYFLHSSLVELLVGSALIGVGIGALQNSSDALIADYFEGKQRGFVMGIYSTFVALGGVLWVGLSGFLGAESWTQSYMAFYAMIPFIIIEIICLPKGELEPQRQVNVFANMPREVRIITLVSFVFILVFQLFSSNVSLIIASRGLGGVAEAAAATQVVSLAGIPAGLVVGSLFSRFKNLAMPLTWTVSLLGLVLTLLAPGFALVCVAGFLLSLGKETFLPLEGNFAAGNSAKEGRAFNLAIGMAGINAGMALSPLFFEAVSTPFGSSIESKFIIGIVICIAVIVFGCMHYRKLTPAQLAEMERLEQETGKH from the coding sequence ATGAGTACAGAAAAGAAACGGTATTTGGTGGGCATTTATGCTGCTGCCATGACGATTATGGGCATGTTGGTGCCGGTACCTATCTTGGCACAAATCGCTGCCTCGTTTCCTGATGAAAACATCGCGCTCGTTCAGATGGTTATTGGCGTGATTCCACTGTTTATGGCTCTATCTGCCATGTTGGTGTCATCATTGTTGGCGCAACACATCTCCAAAAAAATTACGACTATTGCCGGACATTGTTTGCTAACAGTAGCAGGATTGTCAGTCTATTATTTTTTGCACTCAAGCTTGGTTGAGTTGCTGGTGGGCTCAGCGCTTATTGGCGTAGGTATTGGAGCGCTACAAAATTCTTCAGATGCTTTGATTGCTGATTATTTTGAGGGTAAGCAGCGCGGTTTTGTTATGGGCATCTACTCCACCTTTGTAGCTTTAGGCGGTGTGCTTTGGGTCGGCTTATCAGGCTTTTTGGGAGCCGAGAGCTGGACTCAGTCTTATATGGCTTTTTATGCCATGATTCCCTTCATTATTATTGAGATTATCTGTTTGCCAAAAGGAGAGCTTGAGCCTCAGCGCCAGGTGAATGTGTTTGCAAACATGCCCCGCGAGGTGCGTATCATTACGCTGGTAAGCTTTGTTTTTATCCTGGTATTTCAGCTCTTTAGCAGCAACGTATCGCTCATTATTGCCTCGCGTGGATTGGGCGGTGTAGCTGAGGCAGCTGCAGCAACACAGGTGGTGAGTTTAGCTGGCATACCCGCAGGGCTTGTAGTTGGTAGCCTTTTTAGCAGGTTTAAGAATCTTGCCATGCCGCTCACCTGGACGGTGAGCTTGCTTGGATTGGTGCTCACACTTCTAGCTCCGGGCTTTGCGTTGGTATGTGTGGCGGGCTTTTTGCTGTCGCTTGGCAAGGAAACTTTCCTGCCGCTTGAAGGAAACTTTGCGGCCGGTAATAGTGCCAAGGAAGGACGCGCCTTCAACCTTGCTATTGGCATGGCGGGCATTAATGCGGGTATGGCTTTGTCTCCTTTGTTTTTTGAGGCGGTGAGCACGCCTTTTGGCAGTAGCATCGAGAGTAAGTTTATTATTGGTATTGTTATTTGTATTGCTGTGATTGTGTTTGGATGCATGCATTATCGCAAACTTACGCCCGCGCAACTAGCAGAGATGGAGCGTCTTGAGCAGGAGACAGGCAAGCACTAG